The following are from one region of the Biomphalaria glabrata chromosome 4, xgBioGlab47.1, whole genome shotgun sequence genome:
- the LOC106053639 gene encoding E3 ubiquitin-protein ligase XIAP-like codes for MTNILQDQIQLKVNILQTILSESLARSASSFCISGAQRLATFKMYPSADKVSPTLLASDGFIYTGSDMDDSVMCIYCLKTKRNWKQGDSVADVHRQIAPDCPMVTKVFKNHKQVKSAAMVTFNTQESNQAGKHKTHQPELSDDSAIETDAALGVMQSSSVRPLPQDRSLMHFVTFGTAKPFIEIATGNNATSIITAEEVRSNGIVSQVSENDSEFSESINSNQVSQPQSNQQLDVMGENEAVLSSLIESEREVPRLDPTESLSGATTLTGSMSSLNSMDSRSNLSQDNGAVEEQSNMVTGNDQRQNEAQPSSNLTADDVSASSNVEGNIRESLISGANGGQSLTNARSNQNNNKAPTYSELGIITERPKRAEYALKLKRRETFGTWPRDHHLNPIELSDAGFYYAGYGDCTRCFYCGGGLRNWEDEDDVWVEHARWFPKCAFIRQQMGQVFVETVQELTKSQEKIPFEDVMNKMGVSVETFRLDSKTAPLKRDPAVQALVQLGFPEKQVIDVATRLKEEANLISADSIVEKLTEEGIRRSESFPIAMKDQTVDFETLRQLKEDNNQMRQQIVCKICMDKEVAVTFLPCGHLVSCADCALAMKDCPVCRKNVRGVVRAFLSVSLD; via the exons ATGACCAACATTTTACAAGATCAGATCCAATTAAAAGTAAACATCTTGCAAACAATACTTAGTGAGTCGCTAGCCAGATCAGCATCAAGTTTCTGCATTAGTGGAGCCCAGCGGCTAGCAACGTTCAAAATGTATCCGTCTGCTGACAAAGTGTCACCAACACTGTTAGCATCAGATGGATTTATCTATACCGGCTCTGATATGGACGACTCCGTTATGTGCATCTATTGCCTAAAGACTAAGAGGAACTGGAAGCAGGGAGACTCAGTAGCAGACGTACATCGCCAAATAGCTCCCGACTGTCCTATGGTGACCAAAGTGTTTAAAAACCACAAACAAGTTAAGTCTGCAGCAATGGTAACTTTTAATACACAAGAATCTAACCAGGCAGGAAAACATAAAACACATCAACCAGAACTTTCTGATGATAGTGCCATAGAAACAGACGCAGCTCTCGGTGTTATGCAGTCATCATCTGTCAGACCTTTACCCCAAGACAGGTCTTTAATGCACTTTGTCACTTTTGGTACGGCTAAACCTTTTATAGAGATCGCTACCGGAAATAATGCAACTTCTATAATTACAGCTGAAGAAGTCAGATCGAATGGCATTGTATCACAAGTTTCAGAAAACGATTCCGAATTTTCAGAGTCAATAAATTCCAACCAAGTTAGTCAGCCTCAAAGTAATCAACAGTTAGATGTTATGGGAGAAAATGAGGCTGTTTTGTCATCTTTAATAGAatctgaaagagaagttccaagGCTAGATCCGACAGAATCGTTGTCTGGCGCAACAACACTCACAGGATCAATGTCAAGCCTTAACTCAATGGATAGTAGAAGCAACTTGAGCCAGGACAATGGTGCGGTAGAAGAACAGTCTAACATGGTCACCGGCAACGACCAGAGACAAAATGAAGCACAACCATCTTCTAACTTAACAGCAGACGACGTATCAGCATCAAGTAATGTCGAAGGCAATATCAGAGAGAGTCTAATCAGCGGTGCTAATGGAGGACAGTCGCTGACGAACGCCAGGAGCAATCAGAATAACAATAAAGCCCCGACGTATTCCGAGCTGGGTATCATCACAGAAAGACCCAAGCGTGCTGAATATGCCTTAAAGCTGAAACGGAGGGAGACATTTGGAACTTGGCCCAGAGATCATCACCTAAATCCTATCGAGTTGTCGGATGCAGGATTTTACTATGCAG GCTATGGAGACTGTACTCGCTGTTTCTACTGTGGAGGTGGTCTGAGAAACTGGGAAGATGAGGACGATGTCTGGGTCGAGCATGCCAGATGGTTCCCTAAGTGTGCCTTTATAAGGCAACAGATGGGCCAAGTCTTTGTGGAAACTGTTCAAGAACTGACCAAATCTCAGGAGAAG attcccTTTGAGGATGTTATGAACAAAATGGGTGTCTCAGTTGAGACGTTTCGTTTGG ATTCCAAAACTGCTCCCCTAAAGAGAGACCCTGCAGTTCAGGCCCTCGTACAACTTGGATTCCCAGAAAAACAAGTTATCGATGTGGCTACAAGGCTGAAGGAGGAAG CTAATCTGATATCTGCTGATTCAATTGTGGAGAAGTTGACAGAGGAAGGCATCCGAAGATCTGAAAGTTTTCCAATCGCTATGAAAGATCAAACGGTAGACTTTG AGACTTTACGCCAACTAAAAGAAGACAACAATCAAATGCGTCAACAAATTGTGTGTAAAATCTGTATGGACAAAGAAGTAGCAGTGACATTTCTACCATGTGGTCATTTAGTGTCCTGTGCAGACTGTGCCCTGGCCATGAAAGATTGCCCAGTCTGCAGGAAGAATGTGCGAGGTGTAGTTCGGgcctttctttctgtttctttagactga